Below is a genomic region from Nitrospira lenta.
CCCCCGACCACACCCGCCAGATGAAGGATTTGTCCTGGCCGAATATCTTTCAGCAGCCGTTGCGCCACGCTACGGTCGCGAAGGTCTCCGTCTGTACGGGATAGGAAGATCGCGTCAGGCCGAAGTTTCCGGATCGCCGATCCCAGCAGTCCGGTTCCACCGGTCACCAGTAGCGGACCTGTCATGCGGCCTCCAGGACGACCTGCGAAATCGCGGCGACATCGTCCGATGTCAGCGCTGCGTGATTGGGCAGAAAAAATCCGCAGTGGTGAATGCGATCGGCCACCGGGAAACTCGTGCTGCCATACCGGTTTGCCCAGAATGGATGGAGCCCCAGGTTGCCGGCAGAGAAAATGCGGGTTTCAATCCCACGCGCCACGAGTGCCTGAACGATCCGCTGGCGCTGTTGGCGCGATTCCGCTAACAAGCCGACCGAAATGCTGGCAACTTGGCTGTTCTTCGGGGGACGTTGAACATAGAAGCTGGAACTCAGGCGATCCAGATACCGTGCATGATTTGCCCGGCGCTGTTCCGTCATCCAATCCAGCTTCTCCACTTGCCCAATTCCAATGAAGGCATTCAGATCGGTCGATCGGAGATTAAAGCCCGGTTCGTAGAAGACGAAGGGAGAGTGGAAGTCATCGATCTGGTGTTGAGTGACCAGTGCACGATGGGTCGCGGTATCCAGATCCTTGCTCCAGCCGTGGCTCCGGAGCATCAGCAGGAGATCCGCGAGGCCTTTGTCGTTCGTGGAGACCATGCCGCCTTCGATCGTCGACATCTGATGGCCGAAATAGAAGGAGAAGCTGGCCATATCTCCGAATGAGCCGACTTTGCGCCCTTCATAGCTCGCCCCGATTGCGGCGCACGCGTCTTCCAATAAGATGAATCCATAGCGCTCTTTCAGGGCCATCATCTCCCGCATCTTATGCGGGACGCCCAAGACCTGAACGAGCATGACCGTCTGAGGTTGATGCTGCTTCACGAGCGCTTCGAGGTGATTCAGATCCAGCCCGAATGTATCCGGGTCGGCTTCACACATGATGGGTTCAAAGCCGAATTGAATGGCCGGCGCGATCGACGTCACCCAGCCCACACTCGGCACAATGACTTTCTTATTCTTCAGGCGTCCGGACGCCTGAAGCGCGTAATACATCAGCAAGTTGGCCGACGATCCGGAATTGCAAAAGACGGAGTGGGAAGCTCCCAGCCAGTGTGACCAGCGCGATTCGAAATCGACGGTGATCGGGCCTTTCGTCAAGCGAGGATAGGTCTGCAACCATTCCACCAATCGATTGATGTCCTGGCGATCGATCGTGTCATAGGCAAGACACCATCGCGGGTTCATTGTCTGCTGTACTGAATCACGGCCTTCCATGGCGTACTCTCCTTGAGCGTAGTCTCGATGGCCTGAGTCCGGCGGAAGAGGCTAGTACAAGTTATGTGCCATTGATTCCGGCTTGGAATTCGACAAATTATGGAGAAACAGCGGAAAGATGCGTGATTCACCCGGCAGAATGTGCCGCGGAAGGAGGAAAGAAACGACAGGAGAAGAGACTCGAGGAGGACGCGTGAGCGGCCAGGCTATTGGGGTGGAAACGAATCGGTTGCTTTCTGCGCGGTCCACTGTTCGATGGCCTGATGAACGGAGCCGCCCCATCCGCGGTATTCGATATATTCCATGTCCTGAAAACGAAAGGCGATGCCGAGTATGCAGCCGGCCTCCGTGGCCTCGGAACTTTTGACAAGACCCGTCAAATTTGTGACGTGACCGAGCCCGGCCAGTTCGAATTCCAGCCGTAGGGAGGTTCCTGCCCGAAGCCAGGCCGGCGCCTGCGGAACGATCACGCTACAGCCGCCGATGCTCAGATTTTGAAGCAGCCCGCCGACGATCGCCGTGACGCTGTCCATCCGTGCAAGCACAATGGGCTCACAGGAAGATACGCGAGCATGTTTGCGCAAGTGCATTTCTTCCACGGTTTGGGGAAATGCAAGAAAGAGGAGCGGCACCGGCGCACTCAACCTGTCGCGAATTTCAGTTCGATACCCGACCAGCTTTCCGTCATGGAGATAGCTGACCGTACAGGGCGTTCCTTGCGGAATCTCCGTCCCATGGCCAGCTTGCAACGGCCATTCACAGACCAGCCAGGCATGGTCTTTCCACCCCAGAAGCGTTGATCCATACATCCCCTTCTGCCCGTTGAGGGTGAAGGAGAGTTTGAGGGAAAGGCCGACCGTGAGGAAGGATGCCGGCGTCGCCTGTAGTGTGGTCACTGCATTCATGACGGCTCCTGATCGAGGTAGACGGTGGGATTGATACCGGTGCTGGTGGGATCGGTGACTGCGACAATAGATCGGCGGGGCGCCCCGTCCGTGTGAGCAAGATCAACCGTTTCAGGATACGACATCATCGTATTGCCGGCGCTTTTGACCACAATGACCACCGGCTCAAGCGGCGTGTTCCGATTGATCCGGCCGACCACTGCGATCTCTCCAGTATTGAGTCGGACGACTGAGCCGACGGGATAGACGCCGACGATCTGGATAAATCGTTGGACGAGGGTGTGTTCAAGATGACCTTTTTGGGAGATGAGATAGAGGAATTGCAGCGCTTCATGCGCCGGTTTGGCTTTGTGGTAGCAGCGTTCGCTCGTGATGGCATCGTAAATGTCTACGACGGCGGCGATCATCCCGAACTGGCTGAGCTCGCCTTTGCGCAGTTGATAGGGGTAGCCAGTCCCGTCCACGCGTTCGTGATGTTCCAGCGCCGGTTTCAGGTAGTGGTCCGTCAACCCCGTCGTGCCTGACAGAACTTCAGCGCCCCGCATCACATGCTGCTTCATGATCTCAAATTCATGCGCTTCGTATTTGCCCGGCTTATTCAAAATCTCCAATGGGACTTTGGTCTTCCCGATATCATGGAGCAAGGTGCCGACCCCGAGTTGATGCAAGCGTGTTTCGTCGATGCCCAGATTGCGCCCAAGCGATAAGGCCAGCAGCGAGGTGTTGACGGAGTGAAAGAACGTGTACTCGTCAAAGTGCTTTAACCGCGAGAGGCTCGTGAGGGCATCGGGATTGCGGAGAACGCTGTCGGCCATCTCCGAGACCACCTGATTGACCGCATCCATGTTGATGTCGCGGCCCATGCGAACGTCGAGCATCGCTTCTTCGATGACAGTCTTCGCTGCGGCGTAGACGACCTTGGCGGCCGGTAGTTCTTCTTCGAATGGAATCGCGGTGCCGTCAGGATTCGCGGGGGGAGCCGGAGCGGGATCACTAGCGGTCACAGGCTCTTGTACCTTCTCTTCCGGTGCCGGAGCGTCCGCTTCAAGCTCTCCTGCAATGTCGAGGGTTTCCACTCCGCAGGCCTTGAGCTGCTCTACCTGCTCCATCGATGTCACCGCCATGCGGTGCCGGAAAAACGGCGTCGAAAACCAGGAGCAATCGAGTTTCTCGATGCGCATGCCGGGACGAAGCTGGGAGATGTGAATGCGTGTCGCCATGAGTAACAGCTACCGATATCCGGTCACAGTGCATGCAGATTCATGCGTGTATCTGTATCGGAAAGAACACAGAAAGTCTTGAGAGGGATTGCCGGGCATCGCGCAGGGAACTCTAAACCGTCTTCGCCAGGAATGACGCATCTCTAGGCCGTAAAGATCGTTCCTCTGGGAACCGATAGGACATGTGGGATCCTCTCGAAGCGGACATGCGGGCTTTGAGCGTGGCAACTGGGGAGATAGGAATTCATGAGCGGGACAAAGCAGATATCCATTGATCAACTCATACCGGGGATGTTCATCGTCGAGATGGATATTCCTTGGTATCGCACACCCTTCCTCTTCCATAAACGCCTGATTCGTGACCACGAAACAATCGGTGTAATGAAACAGCATGGCGTCCAACACGTCACCATTGATACGACCAAAGGACTGGATGTGCAGGCGCAGGCACCCACGCCCTCCCCTCTGCCGGAGACATCAGCCGATGCGGAGCATGCCAGCCCTCCTGACAATACGCCATCGGAAGACTCCAGCTCAGTCCCTCCGGACGGCAGTGCGCTGCAGATTGCCGCCGTGTATGGGGAAGCACAAGAAGCCGTGGAACGCATCTTTGCCGATTTGGAACGCGGCGTTCCGCCGACTCCAGCTGCGACCAAGGTCATTGTGGGAGGGGTGATCAGCCAGGTCATGCAGGACCGCAGCGCCCTGTTGTTGCACAGTACCTTTCTCAAACTGAAACAGTTCGATCGTTCGCTGGGCGCCCATGCGCTGGATACGGCTATTTTATCGCTGGTCGTGGCAGTCGAGAGCGGCGTCGATCGGGCTCTCTATGAGCACTTGGGGACGGGAGCGCTCTTGCATGATGCCGGATACGTCCGCCTCCCCCGCAATCTGGTTCGTAAGCGAGATGAGTGCACTGAGTCGGAACAGCGGCTCTTGGAGCAGCACACCCAATTGGGCCTCCTTGTGCTCGGAGAGCGATCCGGCTTTCACCAGGAGGTGTGCCGCATTCTTGCAGAGCATCACGAGCGTTGCGATGGAAGCGGCTATCCGCGGAAGATGAAAGCCGCAGACATCTCGGCCCTGGCCCAAATCGTCGGGATAGTCGATCTCTATGACAAGATGGTCAGCCGTCGCGGCGGCCGGCCGGCGATGATCCCTCACGATGCGGTCCGCCAATTGTTTCTGGTCGGGGAACGCGGACAGTATCCCAAACCCTTAGTTGAGGCGGTGATTCGAAGTATCGGCGTATATCCGGTCGGAAGCCTCGTGCGTTTGAATACCGGCGAGCAAGCGGTGGTCGTTGGAGTGAATCCGGAACAGCGATTGAAACCGCAAGTGAAGATTACCGGCGGGCCGCACGGAGAGTTCTACTCCAATCCCGAACAAATCGACCTGTCTCTCCCTTCGCAGGATAAGGTCTCGCGGACGGTCTTGCGCGTGCTGGACCCTGCCCAGGAGCGCGTCAATATTGCCATGTACCTGGGTGATGTCGCGGAGCGGGCGGCCTAATGAAGCCACTTCCCCAACGGCGGCGGCCGGCGTCGACTCGGCCGACCAAGAAGAGGTCACTGCAGTCATACGAAGGGCTTTTGGACGGACTGCCGATCGGCGTCATCCTGGTGAGCCCGGATGGGGACATCTCGGCCATGAATGCCGAAGGCGCTCGTTTGTGCGGCGGAGTTGCCGCAGCTCCGATCGGGGCTTCATTTCCTGAATTGTGGGAGCGGTTGACGGGGCTGAGTGCCGGCGCCACCAAAGCTCTCCTTCAGGGGGTCCATCGCGAGAAACAACCCCGGCAGCCGGCTCAGGTGTCCATACGGCAAGGCCGAGGCCCTGCGATTCCTGTCGAGTGGACGTGTCAGCCGGTCAGTTTTGATCAACACACCGGAGTCTCCATTAGTCTTCACGATACCTCGCGAGAGCAGGAACTCACGCACGATCGCAATCGGCTCGCTTCCATTGCCGACGAGAGTCCCTACCCGATTCTTGAGCTCGACGGTCAGGCCAGCCTGATCTATGCCAATCCGGTGATGAGCGCCCTGTTGACGCGATTCGGCTATGGACCTGACGGATTCCCTCACGTCGTGCCGCAGGGCTTGCCGGATCTGGTGCGGCGCTGTTTGGATTCGAATGCGCCCATCCAGGAGATCGCCTCCCGCCTCCCCGACGCCTGTTATGCCTGGGTCTTTTGTCCTGTGAAGACGGATCGCCATGTCCGCGGGTATGCCGTGGACTTGACGGAAGCACAGCGCGCCAAAGAGGCGCTCCACGCCTCGGCTGAGGAATTGATCGCGCAAAACCTGCGATTGGATCGGGCTCTGCAAGAAGCGCAGGCCGCCACGAAAATCAAAGCGGCGTTCCTCGCCACCGTCAGTCACGAATTACGCACCCCCATGAATGGGGTCATTGGAATGACCAACTTGTTACTGGATACCACGCTGGCTCCGGAACAGCGTTCGTATGCCGAGACCATTCGTCAGTGCGGGGAAGCACTGCTGCAATTGATCAACGATGTCCTGGAGTGCAGCAAGATCGAAGCGGGTAAGCTCGAGTTGGAATCGATCGACTTCAATCTTCGCACGACGGTGGAAGATGTGCTCAAATCGTTCGCTGAGCGGGCCGAGGCCAAGGGGTTGGAGCTGACCTGCCTCATACATGCGGCCGTGCCGACCGGATTGCGAGGCGATCCAGGCCGGCTCCGCCAGGTCCTGACCAATCTTCTCGGCAATGCGATTAAGTTTACCGAGCATGGCGATGTCACCCTCCAGGTGTATCTCGAAGAGGAGACCGAGGGGGATGCCCTGCTCCGATTTGACGTGACGGACAGCGGCATCGGGATCAGCGAAGACACGCAACGCAAGTTGTTTCAACCCTTTGTCCAAGCCGATTCGTCTATGAGCCGGCGATATGGAGGAACGGGACTGGGCTTGTCGATCTCCAAGCAGTTGATTGAATTGATGGGTGGGCAGATCGGCGTAAAAAGCGCGCCGGAGCGCGGCAGCACCTTCTGGTGTACGGCCCGTTTCCCGAAGCAGTCCTCGTCGGTCTTGGCGATTCTTCCCCTGGCGGACCTGCAAGGTCACCGCGTCCTTATCGTGGATGACAATGAATCCAACCGGCTCATCTTGCATCATCTAGTCTCCGGCTGGGGCATGCAGGATGTGTTGGCGGAGGACGCGGCCAGCGCCCTGGCGCGGATCGAGGACGCGGCTCAGCGCGGCACCCCATTCGATTGCGCCATTGTGGATATCGTGATGCCGGGTAAAGACGGGCTTCAATTAGCGGCTGAACTTCAGCGATTGCCCAGCGCCGCCACGCTGCGGATTGTCGTCATGACCTCGCTCTTGCAACGGGGGCATGCCGAGCGCGCGCGTAAGGTCGGGGCGAAGGGCTATCTCACGAAACCCGTCCGGCATGATGAATTGCGGGATTGTCTGCGCACGGTGCTCGGGATGGCCCCCGCGTCCGCTGAGACGCCCCAGGCCGATGAGGCCGTGCCTCGGTTAGTCACGCGGCATACGCTGGCGGAGCTTTCCACGCGCCGACGGGTCCTAGTCGTTGAAGACAACAGCGTCAATCAAAAGCTCGCTGTGCGAATGCTGGAGAAGCTCGGCTACCGTCCCGATCTGGTCGAGAACGGGCAAGAAGCATTAACGGCGCTCGACGCGGGAGGGTATGACGCCGTCCTCATGGATTGCCAGATGCCGATCATGGATGGATTCGAGGCGACTGCGGCAATTCGCCGGCAGGAAGCAGCCGGTAAACGCTATAGCAGCGCCGGTCATTTGCCGATCATCGCCGTGACGGCCAATGCGATGCAAGGCGATCGTGAGCGGTGCCTGGCCTCCGGCATGGATGCCTATCTTGCGAAACCGATCAAGCTGGAAGATCTGCGTGTGACACTGGCGCGATGGATCCAGTCTCCGGCCTCAGCTGAGTCGGATAAGAACGCGGTACAGAGCGCCGGTCCGCTGTCTGAAGGACGGGCCATCTTTGATCCCTCTCAAATGCTCCAGAATATTGGAGGCGATCAGGATCTCTTGCTCCAACTTGTGGATCTCTTCCTTGAACGTCAGGCCGACATGATGAGCCAGATCCGGCAAGCGCTGTCTCTTGGGGATGCCGTGACGGTCGAGCGTGCGGCTCACACACTCAAAGGCACCGCCGGCAATCTCTGCGCTCCGGAAGTGGTATTGGCCGCCGGGCGGTTAGAAGCCGTCGGCCGGCTAGGGACACTGCATGATGCTCCCGCCGTCTATGCGCACCTCGAAATGGAAATGCTGCGACTGTTGCGTGTGCTCGAAGAGTACCGTGGCCGGAGCGGAGGCCTCGCGCAGGCCGCGGCCTGAGGCTTCCTCGAAGTCTCGTGTGTCCCCTATCAGAATGCAGTCGGACAGACAGAATGCAGTCAGACGGAACAGACGGCCGAGGCAGCCGGCTTAGTAGAGGCGCCCGTCTCAGTGGAGGGCTTGTGTGAGAACAGCGGGAAGCGAGTGGGATAGCTGTCGGAGAGGATCAGTTGTTTACAAAGCTTGGTGCGCGGGTTCATCAGCAGCGGCCCACGCAGATTTGCCGTGATGCCGGTCGGGTCGTTGGATGGAATGGTGAGCAGCACGGACAGGATCAATTCGTCGTCATCCTTGCCGTCCACCTCAACGAGCGCTTCATGGGGAAGCTGGACATCATAGCCAGAATGGAATGTGGCCGGGTCGAGAATCACAAAGGCCAAGCCCGGTTCGTCCAGTGACTGTAACCATTTGAACGGCGCGTCCGTATCGTGATCGAGAATGACGTAGCGGCGGCAGTCGGGAAATCCAAGAATGCCGTTCGGAAACGTCAGAACGGCGTCTGGGCGAACGTCACAGGTACCGAAACGGGTCGAACGACATTGCATCATGCATCCTTATGGCGCGCTCCGTCGTTTCGACGGTGCGAGGTGTCGAAAGGCGTCGAGTGGAATGACTTGCGTTCGTGACGCCAAGTGATTCTCGTCTTGAATCCGCGCATAGACTTCATCGCGATGCACCTCAATGGTGTGTGGCGCTTCAATGCCCAGGCGAACCTGGCCGCCTTTCATTCCGAGGACAATGACCCGGATATCCGGACCGATGGTCACACCTTCACCGCGTCTTCGTGTCAGGACCAGCATGAATGCCTTCCATGGCTGTTAAACCGATGCCCCCTACGAGTGTATCGGTTATTCTGCTGAAACCTTAAGCGCCCGTCCCTATCTATGAAAGATATTTCAAGAGGGAATTGCCGAACAGTTGATTCAGCGTACGACTCGCGGCTTCGATCGCGTATTGCTGCAAGGTTAAATCGGAAATCGCTTTGGCCAGATCCACGTCCTCAGTTTCCGACAGAGTTTGCGTAAAGAAGGTTTTAAATTCATCCAGACGGCCGGCGCTGCCGGTCAACCGATTGGAGAGGGCTCCGACTTCTCCCAGGACGGCGCCGGCTTGGCTGAGTCCAGTGCCGACATCTCCGATCGTGTCGCGAATGCCCCCGCGGTAGTTGGTCCTGAGCGAGGTCACGAGGGTCTTGATCGAATCAAATAGGTCGATATTGGGGCCGCTAAACACGCGATCTCCGGAGACGTTCGTCGGCACCACTTGATTGTTGCCGACCTCTACCTGATGAACGCCGGCATCGCCTTGATATTGTAACCCTGTCACCACGGCAAACCGGTCGCCCGTCGCCGGAGCGCCGCTGCCCGTGGAGAGTTGCAGCCGAAGTCCGTCGAAACTGATATCGCTCCCGGTGCTGTAGGTTTGATTGGCCAGCACCGTGCGCGGAGCGAGGCTCACCGCAAAGGCATCACCGCTTTGCGGTCCGCCGCGATCGCCGTTATTGAGGACGACCCGGAGCCCGTCAAACTCAATGGCGTTGCCGGACACGTAGGTGTTTCCAGAAGACACCGTGGCGCTCGTCGTGGTGTTCACGACGTTATATTGCGTACTCGACGTGAACTGGATTGCATAGGCATTGAGGGTCAGATTGGCCGGTCCAATAATCGCGGCATCAGCCGAGAAGGCCCCGCCGGTATTGGCGCCGTTCTTCGTGACATTCACAGGCACCGTCACATCAAAGACATCGTACTGCGTTGCCGATGAAAACCGGATCACGTAATCGTCCAGGGTGACAAGATTGTCGTCAACGACGGTCCCCTGGTTGACCACTGCGCCGCCGGTGTTGGTCGATCCCGGGCTGGTGGTGGCCGTGAGGGCAAAGGGCTTATCTCCGGTGGTCCGGCTCCCCCCTACCAGTCCCAATGTGGCGCGAGAGGTGCCTCCGGTCACCGTGACGGTTGAATCCGACCCATGCAAATCGGACGCAATGACAAGATGATCCGTGTCGAACGTGACGGTCACATGTTTGCCGGCTGCGGTGAGTGCGGTATCGGCGTTGATCTGAGTCTGCACCCGCGCGGCAAGCTGTGCGCCGGTCAAACTTCCGGTCGCCGCGGTCAGATCGATCGTGCCGGAGGTCACTCCATCGACTGAGACGACGAGACTATCATTGGTGCCGTTGGTCAGCGTGACCGGTGTGGTAATCGCAAGCCCCGTCGTCCGGCCGTGGGTGCTGGTGCCGGTAAAGACGGCCTGTCCATTCAACTCGGCATTGGCATATTGTTGGACCAGCGAATAGAGTTGGCGGACTTCGCGGGATCCGATGACGCGTTCAGCCGGACCGTTCGTATCGCTGGCGAACTGGACGGCGAGCTCTTGCACGCGGCTGAGGGTATCCGTCGTGCTGTTGAGGAGCTTGTCGCTCAGATCGAGGCGAGTCCTGCCGAAGGAAATATTGCGCAAGCGTTGCTCGATCGAGGCGACCGATGCTTTATCGAGGCTGATATGGTTGAAGGCGCTGGGATCGTCGGACGGCTTGCGGACTTTCTTCCCCGTTGAGACCTGCTGTTGCAGGTCCAGGGAGCGCGCGCGGGACCGTTCCAGGTTGTGGACCAATACGCCGAAGGTTTGTTGCTCAGTGACGCGCATAGCGACTCATCCCTTCTAACGTTTGAGGGACAATAAGGTGTCGAACATCTCGTCGGTCACACGGACCAAGCGCGCGGCTGCCTCGAATCCCCGCTGAAACTTCACCAGATTGACGAGCTCTTCATCGATCGAGACGCCTGAGACCTGCGCGCGGAACGTATCGATTTGATCGCGGAGGATTTGCTGCGCCGTTTGCTCGCGATCGGCCGTTTGAGCAGAGACCCCGAGATTGGCCGCGGTGCTGCGATAGGCGTCATGCAACGTCGTGTTATTCAGACTGGCAAACTGTTGGTGCTGAAGGGCGACCAGTTGGAGCAACGTAGCATTGTTGCCGGGAATGCCCGCGCGCGTGGAGGATGCGGCAACCGCGGCCGGGTTCGTGAGGGCGACGGCAAGGTTGCCGGCGCTGTCACGATAGGAGTTCACTCGAAACACGTCATTCGCCGCAGGGGTGCCGGACAGTGTGACGCTGATGCCGTCGAAAATAAGCGTGGAGGGATCGCTATAGGTGCCGGAGGCTGCGGTGCTGGTTCCACCCAGCAGGCCCAGGCTGGTTCTGGCGTTGCCGCCGGTTACATTGACCGCCGAAGACGTACCGGTCCCGTTGGATGTCAGGACGACCCGGTTGGTGGCCGTGTCGAATGTGGCCGATACGGTCAGCCCCGCAGTTTGCAGTGTCGTATCAGCATTGATCTTCGCCTGAATTTCCTGAGCCAACGCCGCGCCGGAGGTATAGGACTGCCCTGGTGACGCGGCTCCTGTCAGTGTAATCGTCCCGGACGTGACCCCGTCGACTGAGACGGTCAGTGTATCGTTGGTTCCGGTGACAATCGAGAGTGGCGCGGCACTCGACGGAGCCGCGATGGCGGTGCCGGTATAATTGCCTCGAATGGTCGCCCCTGTGGTGGTATTCACAATCGAGTAGGCCGTCGCGGAGTTGAATTGCACTTCGTAGTCGTGAAAGGTCAGCAAGCTATTGGCGGTCACGGCTCCGCTGCCGATCGCCGCCGTTCCCTGATTGGCGGAACCCGCTTGAGTGGTGACGGCGGGGGGCGTAAAAAAGTCTCGTCCCGTGGACCCGTCAAGGCCATAGCCTTGACGATGAATCAGGTTGACCGCATTTGAAAGCGTCGCGCCAATCCGGTCGAATTGATCTTGCAGCCCTTGAACCGTGGTGTCGCGCAGATCCAGCAAAGCGCGCAGCCGTCCGCTGGTAATTTGCCGGTCAAGACTGACGGTTCTAGTTCCGCCTGTCGAATACCCGACGTCGAAGAGTCCTTCATTGTCTGCCGACGCCACTGCGGCGAGGTCGCGATGCGTATCGCCTTCCACGACGACCTGTCCGCGAGCGGCAAAGACGGTCAACCCGCCGGTGCCGCTTTCAATGCTGGTGATATCGATGCGCTGGCCCAATTCATTGAGCGCCAGTTGGCGCTGGTCTCTCAAGTCGTTGGCATTCTGCCCAGTCACTTCCGCCGTGATGATTTTTCCGTTTAGCTCGGCCAACTGCGTCGTGAGGCTGTTGATCTCGGTAATGGTTTGGGAGACCTGAAAATTCAATGAAGAGCGGGCGTTGGTGAGATCCGATGAGGCTTGGTTAAGACTCGATGCCAGCTGCGTCGCCTTTCCCAATAAGACCGACCGTGCCGTCGATTCGCCCGGCGACGTCGAGACATCCTGCAATCCCTGGAAGAATTCACTGAGGGAGGCCCCGATACCCTGATCGTTACTATCGCCGAATATATTCTGCAGGCGAAAGAGCTCGTCACGGGACACGGAGAGCCGCCCGAGGGTTTGGTCGGAGACCGTCAGCTGTTGCTCGATGAAGCGATCGACATGACGCCGGATCGAGGTGGCTTGCACGCCGGTTCCCGTCATGCCGGGTTGGCCGTTAATAGGCGGCCGCTCAGTCAACACGGCTTCCTGTCGTGAATAGCCGGGAGTATTGACGTTGGATATATTGTGCCCGC
It encodes:
- a CDS encoding DegT/DnrJ/EryC1/StrS family aminotransferase, whose protein sequence is MEGRDSVQQTMNPRWCLAYDTIDRQDINRLVEWLQTYPRLTKGPITVDFESRWSHWLGASHSVFCNSGSSANLLMYYALQASGRLKNKKVIVPSVGWVTSIAPAIQFGFEPIMCEADPDTFGLDLNHLEALVKQHQPQTVMLVQVLGVPHKMREMMALKERYGFILLEDACAAIGASYEGRKVGSFGDMASFSFYFGHQMSTIEGGMVSTNDKGLADLLLMLRSHGWSKDLDTATHRALVTQHQIDDFHSPFVFYEPGFNLRSTDLNAFIGIGQVEKLDWMTEQRRANHARYLDRLSSSFYVQRPPKNSQVASISVGLLAESRQQRQRIVQALVARGIETRIFSAGNLGLHPFWANRYGSTSFPVADRIHHCGFFLPNHAALTSDDVAAISQVVLEAA
- a CDS encoding flagellar brake protein, whose translation is MNAVTTLQATPASFLTVGLSLKLSFTLNGQKGMYGSTLLGWKDHAWLVCEWPLQAGHGTEIPQGTPCTVSYLHDGKLVGYRTEIRDRLSAPVPLLFLAFPQTVEEMHLRKHARVSSCEPIVLARMDSVTAIVGGLLQNLSIGGCSVIVPQAPAWLRAGTSLRLEFELAGLGHVTNLTGLVKSSEATEAGCILGIAFRFQDMEYIEYRGWGGSVHQAIEQWTAQKATDSFPPQ
- a CDS encoding HD-GYP domain-containing protein; the protein is MATRIHISQLRPGMRIEKLDCSWFSTPFFRHRMAVTSMEQVEQLKACGVETLDIAGELEADAPAPEEKVQEPVTASDPAPAPPANPDGTAIPFEEELPAAKVVYAAAKTVIEEAMLDVRMGRDINMDAVNQVVSEMADSVLRNPDALTSLSRLKHFDEYTFFHSVNTSLLALSLGRNLGIDETRLHQLGVGTLLHDIGKTKVPLEILNKPGKYEAHEFEIMKQHVMRGAEVLSGTTGLTDHYLKPALEHHERVDGTGYPYQLRKGELSQFGMIAAVVDIYDAITSERCYHKAKPAHEALQFLYLISQKGHLEHTLVQRFIQIVGVYPVGSVVRLNTGEIAVVGRINRNTPLEPVVIVVKSAGNTMMSYPETVDLAHTDGAPRRSIVAVTDPTSTGINPTVYLDQEPS
- a CDS encoding HD-GYP domain-containing protein — protein: MSGTKQISIDQLIPGMFIVEMDIPWYRTPFLFHKRLIRDHETIGVMKQHGVQHVTIDTTKGLDVQAQAPTPSPLPETSADAEHASPPDNTPSEDSSSVPPDGSALQIAAVYGEAQEAVERIFADLERGVPPTPAATKVIVGGVISQVMQDRSALLLHSTFLKLKQFDRSLGAHALDTAILSLVVAVESGVDRALYEHLGTGALLHDAGYVRLPRNLVRKRDECTESEQRLLEQHTQLGLLVLGERSGFHQEVCRILAEHHERCDGSGYPRKMKAADISALAQIVGIVDLYDKMVSRRGGRPAMIPHDAVRQLFLVGERGQYPKPLVEAVIRSIGVYPVGSLVRLNTGEQAVVVGVNPEQRLKPQVKITGGPHGEFYSNPEQIDLSLPSQDKVSRTVLRVLDPAQERVNIAMYLGDVAERAA
- a CDS encoding hybrid sensor histidine kinase/response regulator; the encoded protein is MKPLPQRRRPASTRPTKKRSLQSYEGLLDGLPIGVILVSPDGDISAMNAEGARLCGGVAAAPIGASFPELWERLTGLSAGATKALLQGVHREKQPRQPAQVSIRQGRGPAIPVEWTCQPVSFDQHTGVSISLHDTSREQELTHDRNRLASIADESPYPILELDGQASLIYANPVMSALLTRFGYGPDGFPHVVPQGLPDLVRRCLDSNAPIQEIASRLPDACYAWVFCPVKTDRHVRGYAVDLTEAQRAKEALHASAEELIAQNLRLDRALQEAQAATKIKAAFLATVSHELRTPMNGVIGMTNLLLDTTLAPEQRSYAETIRQCGEALLQLINDVLECSKIEAGKLELESIDFNLRTTVEDVLKSFAERAEAKGLELTCLIHAAVPTGLRGDPGRLRQVLTNLLGNAIKFTEHGDVTLQVYLEEETEGDALLRFDVTDSGIGISEDTQRKLFQPFVQADSSMSRRYGGTGLGLSISKQLIELMGGQIGVKSAPERGSTFWCTARFPKQSSSVLAILPLADLQGHRVLIVDDNESNRLILHHLVSGWGMQDVLAEDAASALARIEDAAQRGTPFDCAIVDIVMPGKDGLQLAAELQRLPSAATLRIVVMTSLLQRGHAERARKVGAKGYLTKPVRHDELRDCLRTVLGMAPASAETPQADEAVPRLVTRHTLAELSTRRRVLVVEDNSVNQKLAVRMLEKLGYRPDLVENGQEALTALDAGGYDAVLMDCQMPIMDGFEATAAIRRQEAAGKRYSSAGHLPIIAVTANAMQGDRERCLASGMDAYLAKPIKLEDLRVTLARWIQSPASAESDKNAVQSAGPLSEGRAIFDPSQMLQNIGGDQDLLLQLVDLFLERQADMMSQIRQALSLGDAVTVERAAHTLKGTAGNLCAPEVVLAAGRLEAVGRLGTLHDAPAVYAHLEMEMLRLLRVLEEYRGRSGGLAQAAA
- the fliW gene encoding flagellar assembly protein FliW, producing the protein MMQCRSTRFGTCDVRPDAVLTFPNGILGFPDCRRYVILDHDTDAPFKWLQSLDEPGLAFVILDPATFHSGYDVQLPHEALVEVDGKDDDELILSVLLTIPSNDPTGITANLRGPLLMNPRTKLCKQLILSDSYPTRFPLFSHKPSTETGASTKPAASAVCSV
- the csrA gene encoding carbon storage regulator CsrA gives rise to the protein MLVLTRRRGEGVTIGPDIRVIVLGMKGGQVRLGIEAPHTIEVHRDEVYARIQDENHLASRTQVIPLDAFRHLAPSKRRSAP